Proteins encoded within one genomic window of Halomonas sp. YLGW01:
- a CDS encoding efflux RND transporter permease subunit: protein MTFTDIFIRRPVLATVVSLLILLVGLRAAMDMEVRQYPELESTVITVSTSYPGASSELVQGFVTTPLQQAIAEANGIDFIESTSAQGSSTIQVNMELNYDANAALAEVQAKVASQRSVLPSAAESPVIESSTGDSTALMYLAFYSERMAVPRITDYLTRVVQPKLQALPGVAKARSFGQSMAMRIWLDPQRMAALNVSPGQIIEVLQNNNYQAGVGKTRSEFVAINLTTDTDITDPAQFEDLVVRNDGGDLVRLRDVARTELGAESYDSIAWYSGTPATFMAIEQAPGANPLDVATAVRDTLPEIRRQLPVGLEVVLPYDASEFIEDSINEVIKTLLEAIIIVLVVIFLSLGSFRAALVPAVAVPLSLIGAAFVMLLLGFSLNLLTLLSMVLAIGLVVDDAIIVVENVHRHIEAGESRFDAAINGAREMAVPIIAMTTTLVAVYAPIGFMGGLVGSLFTEFAFTLAGAVVISGIVALTLSPMLSGKVLKPHGSSSRFERGVEASFNSLSNGYRSLLSRTLEAVSVPVVFATVVLASIYFMFITSQNELAPTEDQGIIFFQGTAPQTGTLEYLERYAGDIQASMEGIDGYKESFMILGGTSADTVFGGFKMAPWSEREVSQMTALPALQGALSQVTGLQTAAFPRPSLPGSSGGLPVQFVLTTGNSYEELNAIADDLLGQAMGSGNFAFLRKSIDFDRPTTRVLVDRDRVADLGLTMADVGQALSTLLGEGYINRFSMDGRSYKVIPQVEQAFRLDASMIDNYYITADSGEQVPLGNLVRFEDSVEPSERSQFQQLNSLILEGVPRPGVTLGDSLAWLNQTAADTLPPAYSVDYKGQSRQLMTQGSALVLTFFLSLLVIYLVLAAQFESWRDPLIILVSVPMSVAGAMAFITLGVSSLNIYTQVGLITLIGVVAKNGILIVEFANQLQHEKGLGKREAVIEASAIRLRPILMTSVALIVAMVPLLLASGAGAVSRFDIGLTIASGLGIGTLFTLFVLPAFYLLLARDHNAANDAGARVEAPS from the coding sequence ATGACATTCACCGATATCTTCATACGTCGCCCGGTGCTGGCCACCGTAGTCAGCCTGCTGATCCTGCTCGTCGGCCTGAGAGCCGCGATGGACATGGAAGTCCGCCAGTACCCCGAACTGGAAAGCACCGTGATCACGGTCTCCACCTCCTACCCGGGAGCCAGCTCCGAACTGGTCCAGGGCTTCGTGACGACGCCCTTGCAGCAAGCGATTGCCGAAGCCAATGGCATCGACTTCATCGAGTCGACCAGTGCCCAGGGCTCCTCGACCATCCAGGTCAACATGGAGCTGAACTACGATGCCAATGCGGCCCTGGCCGAAGTACAGGCCAAGGTGGCCAGTCAGCGCAGCGTGCTGCCCAGCGCCGCCGAGAGCCCGGTCATCGAGTCCTCGACGGGCGACAGCACGGCCCTGATGTATCTGGCGTTCTATTCCGAGCGTATGGCTGTTCCCCGCATCACCGATTACCTGACCCGGGTCGTTCAACCCAAGCTCCAGGCGTTGCCCGGCGTCGCCAAGGCTCGCAGCTTCGGTCAGAGCATGGCCATGCGTATCTGGCTGGACCCGCAACGCATGGCGGCACTGAATGTCAGCCCTGGCCAGATCATCGAAGTACTGCAGAACAACAACTACCAGGCCGGCGTGGGCAAGACGCGCAGCGAGTTCGTGGCCATCAACCTGACCACCGATACCGACATCACCGATCCCGCTCAGTTTGAAGATCTGGTGGTGCGTAACGATGGCGGCGACCTGGTGCGGCTGAGAGACGTGGCACGGACCGAGCTAGGCGCCGAAAGCTACGACAGCATCGCCTGGTACAGTGGTACTCCCGCCACTTTCATGGCCATCGAACAGGCGCCGGGCGCCAACCCTCTGGACGTGGCCACCGCGGTTCGCGACACCCTGCCTGAAATTCGTCGCCAGCTCCCCGTGGGGCTCGAGGTAGTGCTGCCCTATGACGCCTCGGAGTTCATCGAGGACTCCATCAACGAGGTGATCAAGACCCTACTGGAGGCGATCATCATCGTGCTGGTGGTGATCTTCCTGTCACTCGGCTCGTTCCGCGCCGCCCTGGTGCCAGCCGTGGCGGTGCCGCTGTCGCTGATCGGCGCGGCCTTCGTGATGCTGCTGCTGGGCTTCTCCCTCAACCTGTTGACCCTGCTGTCTATGGTGCTGGCGATCGGCCTGGTGGTGGACGACGCCATCATCGTGGTCGAGAACGTGCATCGCCACATCGAGGCCGGTGAGTCGCGGTTCGACGCGGCCATCAACGGCGCTCGCGAAATGGCAGTGCCCATCATCGCCATGACCACGACCCTGGTGGCGGTCTATGCGCCGATCGGCTTCATGGGCGGCCTGGTCGGCTCGCTGTTCACGGAGTTTGCCTTCACCCTGGCAGGCGCCGTGGTGATCTCGGGGATCGTGGCGCTGACGCTCTCGCCGATGCTGTCAGGCAAGGTGCTCAAGCCCCACGGCAGCTCGTCCCGATTCGAGCGCGGGGTCGAGGCCAGCTTCAATAGCCTGTCCAACGGCTATCGCAGCCTATTGTCGCGCACCCTGGAAGCGGTCTCGGTACCGGTGGTCTTCGCCACCGTGGTGCTGGCCTCGATCTACTTCATGTTCATCACCAGCCAGAATGAACTGGCCCCCACCGAGGATCAGGGCATCATCTTCTTCCAGGGCACCGCGCCGCAGACCGGCACCCTCGAGTACCTGGAGCGCTATGCCGGTGATATCCAGGCCAGCATGGAAGGCATCGACGGCTACAAGGAGTCCTTCATGATCCTTGGTGGCACCAGTGCCGACACCGTGTTTGGCGGCTTCAAGATGGCGCCTTGGAGCGAGCGCGAGGTCTCTCAGATGACGGCGCTGCCGGCGCTGCAAGGGGCCCTGTCCCAGGTCACCGGCCTGCAGACTGCGGCCTTCCCGCGCCCGTCTCTGCCGGGCTCCAGTGGCGGCCTGCCGGTCCAGTTCGTGCTGACCACCGGCAACAGCTACGAGGAGCTGAATGCCATCGCCGATGACCTGCTCGGCCAGGCCATGGGCAGCGGCAACTTCGCCTTCCTGCGCAAGTCGATCGATTTCGACCGTCCGACGACCCGCGTGCTGGTCGACCGTGACCGGGTGGCAGATCTCGGCCTGACCATGGCCGACGTGGGGCAGGCGCTGTCGACCCTGCTCGGTGAAGGCTATATCAACCGATTCAGCATGGACGGCCGCAGCTACAAGGTCATTCCCCAGGTCGAGCAGGCGTTCCGGCTAGACGCCTCGATGATCGACAACTACTACATCACCGCGGACTCGGGAGAACAGGTGCCGCTTGGCAATCTGGTGCGTTTCGAAGACAGCGTGGAGCCATCCGAACGCAGCCAGTTCCAGCAGTTGAACTCTTTGATACTCGAGGGCGTGCCGCGCCCCGGCGTGACCCTGGGCGATTCGCTTGCATGGCTCAATCAGACCGCCGCCGACACCCTCCCACCGGCCTACTCGGTCGATTACAAGGGGCAGTCCCGCCAGCTGATGACTCAGGGCAGCGCCCTGGTACTGACCTTCTTCCTGTCGCTGCTTGTCATCTACCTGGTACTGGCGGCCCAATTCGAGAGCTGGCGGGATCCACTGATCATTCTGGTGTCGGTGCCCATGTCGGTGGCCGGCGCCATGGCCTTCATTACCCTCGGGGTCTCGAGCCTGAACATCTATACTCAGGTCGGCCTGATCACCCTGATCGGGGTGGTGGCCAAGAACGGCATCCTGATTGTCGAGTTCGCCAATCAGCTGCAGCATGAGAAAGGGCTTGGCAAGCGGGAGGCGGTCATCGAGGCCTCGGCCATCCGGCTGCGACCGATCCTGATGACGTCGGTTGCGCTGATCGTGGCCATGGTGCCGCTGCTGTTGGCCTCCGGTGCCGGCGCGGTCAGTCGCTTCGACATCGGGCTGACCATCGCGTCCGGGCTCGGCATCGGCACCCTCTTCACCCTGTTCGTGCTGCCGGCGTTCTACCTGCTGCTGGCCCGTGATCACAATGCGGCCAACGATGCCGGAGCCAGAGTGGAGGCACCCTCCTGA
- a CDS encoding efflux RND transporter periplasmic adaptor subunit, whose amino-acid sequence MKTTLRLAIVILVLAAVLGSIFGWKYLKMQEMGAQNAQAQPPTPVEAVTLETQTWRPALGSVGSLRAINGVEVANEVAGVVSEVAFESGQGVSQGDVLIRLEDSVDRAALAALEARAQLANETYQRYSNLLPRNAVSQSQFDEARANYQAARADAEQQRAQLEKKTIRAPFDGVVGLRHVDLGEYIAVGTPIVNLNMLDPIHVDYSVPERDLGRVTAGRRIELSVAAYPERVFHGEVLAIAPSINESSRTLNVRAQLDNADAALRPGMFAEVSTLSAESREVLTLPRTALSFNTYGVFVFRVVENDQGQTIASRQQVTTGSTRGDTTEIIEGLSAGDQVVATGLLRLRDGQPIKMTSPEDSANQASAADEEARG is encoded by the coding sequence ATGAAAACCACACTACGTCTCGCCATCGTCATCCTCGTGCTTGCGGCGGTTCTGGGCAGCATTTTCGGTTGGAAATACCTGAAAATGCAGGAAATGGGAGCGCAGAATGCCCAGGCTCAGCCGCCAACGCCCGTCGAGGCCGTCACCCTCGAGACTCAGACCTGGCGCCCGGCACTCGGCTCGGTAGGATCGCTGCGGGCCATCAATGGCGTCGAGGTGGCCAACGAGGTGGCCGGTGTGGTCAGCGAGGTCGCCTTCGAATCGGGACAAGGCGTCAGTCAAGGCGATGTATTGATTCGCCTCGAGGACAGTGTCGACCGCGCCGCGCTGGCGGCGCTGGAAGCCCGGGCCCAGCTGGCCAACGAGACCTACCAGCGCTACTCGAACCTGTTGCCTCGCAATGCGGTCTCCCAGTCGCAATTCGACGAGGCGCGCGCCAACTACCAAGCGGCGCGTGCCGATGCCGAACAGCAGCGCGCCCAGCTCGAGAAGAAGACCATCCGGGCGCCCTTCGATGGTGTCGTGGGCCTGCGCCATGTCGACCTAGGCGAGTACATCGCCGTGGGCACACCGATCGTGAACCTGAACATGCTGGACCCCATTCACGTGGATTACAGCGTACCGGAGCGCGACCTTGGTCGGGTGACCGCCGGACGCCGCATCGAGCTCAGCGTTGCGGCATACCCCGAACGGGTCTTCCATGGCGAGGTCCTGGCCATCGCGCCTTCCATCAACGAATCGAGCCGCACACTCAATGTCCGCGCGCAACTCGACAACGCCGATGCCGCCCTGCGCCCGGGGATGTTCGCCGAGGTCAGCACGCTGTCGGCCGAGTCTCGCGAGGTGCTCACCCTCCCCCGCACGGCGCTCTCCTTCAACACCTACGGTGTCTTCGTGTTTCGTGTGGTCGAGAATGACCAGGGGCAGACCATCGCGTCTCGCCAGCAGGTGACCACCGGCAGCACTCGCGGCGATACCACCGAGATCATCGAGGGCCTGTCGGCCGGTGACCAGGTGGTGGCTACAGGGCTGCTGCGCCTGCGTGATGGCCAACCGATCAAGATGACCTCGCCGGAAGACTCTGCCAACCAGGCGTCTGCCGCCGACGAGGAGGCCAGGGGCTGA
- a CDS encoding putative quinol monooxygenase, whose translation MSQKIYCIASFKPKPGREDAAFKALQALEPNAHREDACLQYTVTRQIDNPFAQGDSYPIVFHEVWANREAFEAHCQRREIQAFFQAQVESPDGDIEDANVCVYTDEPADFDAPNV comes from the coding sequence ATGTCCCAGAAGATCTACTGTATCGCCAGCTTCAAGCCCAAGCCCGGCCGAGAAGATGCCGCCTTCAAGGCACTGCAAGCGCTGGAACCCAATGCGCACCGCGAGGATGCCTGCCTGCAATACACCGTGACCCGCCAGATCGATAACCCCTTCGCTCAGGGTGACAGCTATCCGATCGTGTTCCATGAAGTCTGGGCCAATCGCGAAGCCTTCGAGGCACACTGCCAGCGCCGGGAAATCCAGGCATTCTTCCAGGCGCAGGTGGAGTCGCCGGATGGTGATATCGAAGATGCCAACGTATGCGTTTATACCGACGAGCCCGCTGACTTCGACGCTCCGAACGTCTAG
- a CDS encoding DUF3833 domain-containing protein: MRHPSKRHRLWAFALLVLALTGCAGVEVEDYAGSEPRLDIAEYFEGETRAWGMVQDYSGEVQRRFTVDISGTVEGDTLTLDEHFTYANGDTDRRVWTFERVDEHRWIGQASDVEGKVEAKQYGHVFHMNYPLEVAVGGRNLTFTMDDWMYLQPDGKLINRTRMSKLGVTLGEVTLTFDKSP, translated from the coding sequence ATGCGTCATCCATCAAAGCGACACCGCCTCTGGGCATTTGCGTTACTCGTCCTGGCCTTGACCGGCTGTGCCGGCGTGGAGGTGGAAGACTACGCCGGCAGTGAGCCGCGTCTGGATATTGCCGAGTACTTCGAAGGCGAGACGCGTGCATGGGGCATGGTGCAGGACTATTCAGGCGAAGTGCAGCGGCGCTTTACCGTCGATATCTCGGGCACGGTCGAGGGCGATACGCTGACGCTGGATGAGCACTTCACCTATGCCAATGGCGACACTGATCGCCGCGTCTGGACGTTCGAGCGGGTCGACGAGCATCGTTGGATCGGCCAGGCCAGTGATGTCGAGGGCAAGGTAGAAGCCAAGCAATACGGCCATGTCTTCCATATGAACTACCCGCTGGAAGTCGCCGTGGGCGGTCGCAACCTGACCTTCACCATGGACGACTGGATGTACCTGCAACCGGATGGCAAGTTGATCAACCGTACCCGTATGTCCAAGCTGGGCGTGACCCTCGGCGAGGTGACCTTGACCTTCGACAAATCACCCTGA
- a CDS encoding ectoine synthase, with translation MIVRNLEEARKTDRLVKAENGNWDSTRLSLADDGGQCSFHITRIFEGTETHIHYKNHFEAVYCIEGEGEVETLADGKIWPIKPGDIYILDQHDEHLLRASKTMHLACVFTPGLTGKEVHREDGSYAAPGDDS, from the coding sequence ATGATCGTTCGCAATCTCGAAGAAGCGCGCAAGACCGACCGCCTGGTAAAGGCCGAAAATGGCAACTGGGACAGCACCCGTCTCTCGCTGGCTGACGATGGCGGCCAGTGCTCCTTCCATATCACGCGTATCTTTGAAGGTACCGAGACCCACATCCACTACAAGAATCACTTCGAGGCCGTCTACTGCATCGAAGGCGAGGGCGAAGTGGAAACGCTGGCAGACGGCAAGATCTGGCCGATCAAGCCGGGCGACATCTATATCCTCGACCAGCACGACGAGCACCTGCTGCGTGCCAGCAAGACCATGCATCTCGCCTGCGTTTTCACGCCGGGCCTGACCGGCAAGGAAGTCCATCGCGAAGACGGTTCCTACGCCGCGCCCGGCGACGACAGCTGA
- the ectB gene encoding diaminobutyrate--2-oxoglutarate transaminase: protein MQTQILEQMESEVRTYSRSFPVVLTKAQGSRLTDEDGKVYIDFLAGAGTLNYGHNHPKLKQAMLDYLADDGIVHGLDMWTKAKREYLETLDELILKPRGLEYKVHLPGPTGTNAVEAAIRLARVATGRHNIVTFTNGFHGVTMGALATTGNRKFREATGGIPTQGAAFLPFDGYLGEGVDTLDYFEKMLGDNSSGLDIPAGVIVETVQGEGGINPAGLEWLKRLEQICRDHDILLIVDDIQAGCGRTGKFFSFEHAGLKPDIVCNSKSLSGFGLPFAHVLMRPELDKWKPGQYNGTFRGFNLAFATATAAMREFWSDDKLERDVARKGRIVEERFQQLAEWLSEKGIPASERGRGLMRALDVGNGETADKITEEAFKRGLIIETSGHDGQAVKCLCPLTISDEDLLEGLDIVEASIKHVFG from the coding sequence ATGCAGACCCAGATTCTCGAGCAGATGGAATCAGAGGTTCGTACCTATTCGCGTTCTTTCCCGGTCGTACTGACCAAGGCACAGGGATCGCGTCTCACAGATGAAGACGGCAAGGTATACATCGACTTCCTGGCCGGCGCCGGCACGCTCAACTACGGGCACAATCACCCGAAGCTCAAGCAGGCGATGCTGGACTATCTGGCCGATGACGGCATCGTGCATGGCCTAGACATGTGGACCAAGGCCAAGCGCGAATATCTCGAGACTCTCGACGAGCTGATCCTCAAGCCGCGTGGTCTCGAGTACAAGGTGCATCTGCCGGGCCCGACCGGTACCAACGCCGTCGAGGCGGCCATTCGCCTGGCGCGTGTGGCTACCGGTCGTCACAACATCGTGACCTTCACCAACGGCTTCCATGGCGTCACCATGGGTGCGCTGGCCACTACCGGTAACCGCAAGTTCCGCGAGGCGACCGGCGGCATTCCCACGCAAGGTGCGGCCTTCCTGCCGTTCGACGGCTATCTCGGCGAAGGCGTCGATACGCTCGATTACTTCGAGAAGATGCTCGGCGACAACTCCAGCGGCCTGGATATTCCTGCCGGCGTGATCGTCGAGACCGTGCAGGGGGAGGGTGGCATCAACCCGGCGGGTCTCGAGTGGCTCAAGCGCCTCGAGCAGATCTGTCGTGACCATGACATCCTGCTGATCGTCGACGACATCCAGGCAGGCTGTGGCCGTACCGGCAAGTTCTTCAGCTTCGAGCATGCCGGCCTCAAACCGGACATCGTCTGCAACTCCAAGTCTCTGTCCGGTTTCGGCCTGCCGTTCGCTCACGTGCTGATGCGCCCGGAGCTCGACAAGTGGAAGCCCGGCCAGTACAACGGCACCTTCCGCGGCTTCAACCTGGCCTTCGCCACCGCTACCGCCGCCATGCGCGAGTTCTGGAGCGACGATAAGCTCGAGCGCGACGTTGCTCGCAAGGGCCGCATCGTCGAAGAGCGCTTCCAGCAGCTGGCCGAGTGGCTGAGCGAAAAGGGCATTCCGGCCTCTGAGCGCGGCCGCGGTCTGATGCGCGCCCTCGACGTCGGCAACGGCGAAACCGCCGACAAGATCACCGAAGAGGCCTTCAAGCGCGGCCTGATCATCGAGACCAGCGGCCACGACGGCCAGGCCGTCAAGTGCCTGTGCCCGCTGACCATCAGCGACGAAGATTTGCTGGAAGGACTGGACATCGTCGAAGCCAGCATCAAGCATGTATTCGGGTAA
- the ectA gene encoding diaminobutyrate acetyltransferase encodes MNVSTQPFTTSAELARPSVADAVVGNAKTPLFIRKPNPDDGWGIYELVKSCPPLDVNSAYAYLLLATQFRDTCAVATNEEGEIVGFVSGYVKSNAPDTYFLWQVAVGEKARGTGLARRLVEAVMSRPELTDVRHLETTITPDNAASWGLFTRLADRWQAPLNSREYFSTDQLGGEHDPENLVRIGPFQPERI; translated from the coding sequence ATGAACGTATCGACGCAGCCCTTCACGACCTCAGCCGAGCTGGCCCGCCCAAGTGTGGCCGATGCCGTGGTGGGAAATGCCAAGACACCACTGTTCATCCGCAAGCCCAACCCGGACGACGGCTGGGGCATCTATGAGCTGGTCAAGTCCTGCCCGCCGCTGGATGTCAACTCTGCTTACGCCTACCTGCTGCTGGCCACCCAGTTTCGCGATACCTGCGCCGTAGCCACCAACGAGGAAGGCGAGATCGTCGGCTTCGTATCCGGGTACGTGAAGAGCAATGCGCCGGATACCTACTTCCTCTGGCAGGTCGCCGTGGGCGAGAAGGCACGCGGCACCGGCCTGGCGCGTCGACTCGTCGAGGCGGTGATGAGTCGTCCCGAACTCACCGATGTGCGCCATCTCGAGACAACCATCACCCCGGATAACGCCGCCTCGTGGGGGCTCTTCACCCGCCTCGCCGATCGCTGGCAAGCCCCGCTCAACAGTCGGGAATACTTCTCCACCGATCAACTCGGTGGCGAGCATGACCCGGAGAACCTCGTGCGCATCGGCCCGTTCCAGCCCGAGCGCATCTAA
- the gorA gene encoding glutathione-disulfide reductase, which yields MSQFDYDLFVIGAGSGGVRAARTAAATGARVAIAEDRYLGGTCVNVGCVPKKLYSYAAHFQEAFHDSAGFGWQLPQAPRFDWATLRDNKIEEIKRLNGIYGRLLDNANVRLINGRATVVDAHHVEVNGDTISAEKILVATGGWPWVPDFPGNEHVLNSNQVFDLDSFPERFLVLGGGYIAVEFASIFNGLGSESHLVYRGELFLRGFDREVREFTRDEMAKKGVNLHFETNIERIDVEGDAYRVTLTSGETLEVDAVLSATGRKPHLAGLGLDKLDIALERDGKIAINERFETSTPSILALGDVTSGPELTPVALEEAMQLVQHHYGDSAPKPLDYSSIATAVFCHPNIGTVGLSEEDARAEYEAIRVYVADFKPMKHTLSGSDERCLMKLIVDDASDRVLGAHMVGEDAGELIQGIAIAVRARLTKADFDATVGIHPTGAEEFVTMRSVTRR from the coding sequence GTGTCCCAGTTCGATTACGACCTCTTCGTCATTGGCGCAGGGTCCGGCGGTGTTCGTGCCGCCCGCACCGCTGCCGCCACGGGTGCTCGGGTCGCCATCGCGGAAGACCGCTATCTCGGCGGCACCTGCGTCAACGTGGGCTGCGTGCCCAAGAAACTGTATTCCTACGCGGCGCACTTCCAGGAGGCCTTCCACGACAGCGCCGGCTTCGGCTGGCAGCTTCCGCAGGCGCCGCGGTTCGACTGGGCGACCCTGCGCGACAACAAGATCGAGGAGATCAAGCGCCTCAACGGCATCTACGGTCGCCTGCTCGACAACGCCAACGTGCGCCTGATCAACGGCCGTGCCACGGTGGTCGATGCTCACCATGTCGAGGTCAACGGCGACACCATCAGCGCCGAGAAGATTCTGGTCGCCACAGGCGGCTGGCCCTGGGTGCCGGACTTCCCGGGCAACGAACATGTGCTGAATTCCAACCAGGTCTTCGACCTGGACAGTTTCCCCGAGCGCTTCCTGGTCCTGGGCGGGGGGTACATCGCTGTCGAGTTCGCCAGCATCTTCAATGGCCTGGGCAGCGAATCGCATCTGGTCTATCGAGGCGAGCTCTTCCTGCGCGGTTTCGACCGCGAAGTGCGCGAGTTCACCCGTGACGAGATGGCCAAGAAGGGCGTCAACCTGCACTTCGAGACCAACATCGAACGCATCGATGTCGAGGGCGATGCCTACCGAGTCACTCTGACCAGCGGCGAGACGCTCGAGGTCGACGCCGTGCTGTCGGCTACCGGCCGCAAGCCTCACCTCGCAGGCCTGGGTCTCGACAAGCTCGATATCGCCCTCGAGAGGGACGGCAAGATCGCCATCAACGAGCGCTTCGAGACCTCGACGCCGTCGATCCTGGCATTGGGTGACGTGACGAGCGGTCCGGAGCTGACGCCGGTCGCTCTGGAAGAAGCCATGCAGCTCGTCCAGCACCATTACGGTGACAGCGCACCCAAGCCCCTGGACTATTCAAGCATCGCCACCGCGGTGTTCTGCCATCCGAATATCGGCACCGTGGGCCTGTCGGAAGAGGATGCCCGCGCCGAATACGAGGCGATCCGCGTCTATGTCGCCGACTTCAAGCCGATGAAGCACACCCTGTCCGGCAGTGACGAGCGCTGCTTGATGAAGCTGATCGTCGACGATGCCAGCGACCGCGTGCTGGGGGCCCACATGGTGGGCGAGGACGCCGGCGAACTGATCCAGGGTATCGCCATTGCCGTGCGCGCCCGCCTGACCAAGGCCGACTTCGATGCCACCGTGGGTATTCATCCCACCGGTGCCGAAGAGTTTGTCACCATGCGCAGCGTGACGCGACGCTGA
- the can gene encoding carbonate dehydratase, which yields MMDDIQQLLERNRDWAQGVQEQDPEFFTRLSEQQNPDYLWIGCSDSRVPANQIIDLPPGEVFVHRNVANLLHHNDMNALSVVQYAVDVLEVKHIMIVGHYGCGGIKAAVSGGECGIVDYWLHSVRELYSRHRGALESLPLEQQVDRMCELNVKSQVDNLCRTKIIQRAWQRGQPLAVHGWVYGLNDGRVTDLACTVQGLDQVPQLYRVDRLVPADPAD from the coding sequence ATGATGGATGACATACAGCAACTGCTGGAACGCAATCGCGATTGGGCCCAGGGAGTACAGGAGCAGGATCCCGAGTTCTTTACCCGTCTCTCGGAGCAGCAGAATCCGGATTATCTCTGGATAGGGTGCTCGGACTCTCGGGTGCCAGCGAACCAGATCATCGACCTGCCGCCCGGCGAGGTCTTTGTCCATCGTAACGTCGCCAACCTCTTGCATCACAACGACATGAATGCCCTGTCGGTGGTGCAGTACGCGGTGGATGTGCTTGAGGTCAAGCACATCATGATTGTGGGTCACTATGGCTGCGGTGGCATCAAGGCCGCCGTCTCCGGAGGCGAATGTGGGATCGTCGACTACTGGTTGCACAGCGTGCGAGAACTTTACAGTCGTCATCGCGGTGCCTTGGAGTCGCTGCCCCTCGAGCAGCAGGTCGATCGCATGTGCGAGCTCAACGTCAAGTCCCAGGTCGATAACCTCTGCCGGACCAAGATTATTCAGCGCGCCTGGCAGCGGGGCCAGCCACTGGCGGTGCACGGCTGGGTCTATGGGCTGAACGACGGGCGCGTGACCGACCTGGCTTGCACCGTGCAAGGCCTCGATCAGGTGCCGCAGCTGTATCGCGTCGATCGCTTGGTGCCTGCCGACCCGGCCGATTAA